Below is a window of Stygiolobus azoricus DNA.
TGCTGCGTAGACTCCAGCCGCTCCTGAGCCTACTATCGTTATCATAGATTAATATACTACTTATACCTTAAAAAAAATAACTTGTATGAGATTGGTCATAGAGGGTGGGAATCGTGGAGACAGACAAATGGCTTTGGACGAGACGATGTTAATACTTCTAGATAGAGATATTATTCCAGAGACCCTTAGGCTTTGGAATTTTTCTCCTACAATACTATCCATAGGGAGGTTTTTAGCGGTGAGAGATTGGGTTAACGAAGACCTCCTCAGAAAGTATTCGATACCTTTGGTGAGACGGTTCACCGGAGGAGGTCCTGCACTACATGACGAAAAGGGGGAGATAACGTGGACGGTCGTACTCAAAATGAACGATATAATGAAAGCTTATAAAATAGTTGCTGAGGGTCTCATCTCAGCTATTAAAGAGTTCGGTGTGAAAGGAGAGTTTACGCCGATAAACGACGTGGTGATAGAGGGAAAGAAGGTTGTAGGTATGGCTGGTGCCATGAAGAAGAGGGCTGTAGTTGTTCACGGGACTTTTATGTTTGACACTAACCTCGAGTTAATGGATGTGATAAAAGTCCCTAGAGTGAAAGAAGTTGATAGGGGAAAGCCTAAAACTAGGGTGACTACTATATCTGCTATTTTAGGCGAAAAGATAAGTAGGGAAAAAGCTTTGAACGCCTTGATTAAAGGATTCTCCGAGGTGTTTAAACTAGAGGAAGGGGAACTAACTGAGATTGAATATGAAATATCAAATCAGTTGAAGTGGAAGTATACTAATCCCAACTGGACTTATATTAGGTGAGAAGATGTGTGAGGTCTCTTTTAGGTCTAGGCAAGGTAAAACTGTAATTGTGAGAGTTTACGGTGATAAGGTGGAGATAACTGGGGATTTCTTCGCTTCAGAGGAGGAGTTAGAAAATCTGGAGATATGTTTATCGAGAGGAGAGAAAGGCTGTAAGGCAGTTATCTTAGGCGTTGAAATAAGTGAGTTATATAATGCCGTTGAGGAGTGTAGGAGAACTTCATCTTAATTAGAAGAGCCAGTGTTACATAACTTTTTATAACTCATGGATTTAGATATATCTAAGTATGTCAACGTACGATCTTAAATATGCTTATAGGGCTTTAGTAATTCTGGCACCGCTAGCTGTAGCCGTTATGTATACTGAGGGAATGTTAATTCCAGCATTGCCTTCAATTGCAAGTGAGTTTGGGGTTTCATCAGCTACTGTTAGTTGGGTATTGTCGATATATCTGTTGACTGGTACGGTGATGAATCCTATAGCGGGTAAACTAGGAGATATATTTGGTAAGAAGAGGATATTGGAGATAGTAATATGGATTTACGCGCTTGGAGTGACGCTAACGGGCTTTTCGCCTAATTTTACGGCTCTCTTAATTTTCAGGGCAATTCAAGGTTTAGGTTTAGCTATGTTCCCTTTGGCATTCAGCCTCATCAGGGAGGAATTTCCTCCTAATCTCGTTCCTAGAGCGCAAGGCTTGGTAAGCGCTATGTTCGGCGTAGGAAGTGCCATAGCCCTACCGTTAGGAGGTTACATAGCACAGAACTTTGGTTGGCAGTATACATATCATACGGTTATCCCAGTAGTAATAACATTGGCTCTCTTAATTCATTTCTTCATTAGGGAATCTAAAGTGAGGCTAGAAACTAAGATAGACTATCTAGGAGTAATTCTATTAGGATCAGCTTTGGGAACGTTGATATTTGGACTAACCGAAGGTCCGACTTACGGATGGGCTTCACTAGAGACAATAGGTTCAATAATAACATCTCTACTTCTATTTGTAGTATTCTTTTATGAAGAAAAGATTTCATCATCTCCGTTAATGCCATTAAGTCTAATGAACAGGAGAAACGTTTTAGTTGCTAATATAGCTGCTATAGTAGCTGGTTTTGCATTATTTATGGCTTATCAGACACTCACATATTTACTAGAAGAACCTAAGCCTGTTGGTTTTGACTTAGATATTCTGTCTACTGGATTATGGCTAGTTCCTTTAGCTTTAATTCAGATGGTAGGTAGCGTAGCTGGTGGTCGGTTTATATCTAAGAAAGGCCCGAGACCGATCTTGATATTTGGTTCCTTCTTACTTATTCCTTCTTACTTAATCCTTTCGTTAATTGTAGGGAAGGGTGGATTAGGGACTATAATACTATTTGCTTCAATCTCCAACTTGGCTGCTGCCCTCCTGAACGTGTCCCTGATTAACATTCTTGTCTTCTCAGTTGAAAGGCAATACATGGGTATAGCGACCTCTTTAAACACGGTATTCAGGCTTTTAGGCGGGACTTTAGGACCTGCTGTAGCTGGAGCTATAATGGGGACTTTTGAAACCAGTATAGTTTATCCAGTCGTGATAAATGGTCAGATAAGCTACATACCGGTAATGATTCCGTCTGATTTCAGCTTCTCCCTAAATTATTTAATAGCAATGGGCATAGCTATAGTGATGAGTGCCCTATCTTTAGCATCTAGGAATATACAATTAGGGCAAAGAGTTGCAAAAGAAGTAATAAAAGAGTAAAAAGCTAAAATGGTTTTTTGAAAAATTCTCACTCTTTAACCTTTTTAACTTGTTCCATCGCCCACATCATCGGACAATATCCACCGCACATAGTACAAGCTTTTACCTTAGGTTTTCCAAACTGTGTATATACTCTATAAGCGTTATCTGGATCTATAAGCTGAGATATCATTTTGTCCCATTCTAACCTACCTCTGTACGTACTTACTTTGTCGTCCCACTTTCTAGCTTTTTTACCGAGTTTTACGATATCACCCACATGAGCTGCTATTCTATAGGCTATTGCACCCTCTTCGACTTGTTTGACCGTAGGTAGGCTTAAATGTTCTGCAGGAGTTAAGTAACATAATAGATCAGCGCCAGCAGAGGCGGCAAGACCAGCACCTATAGCTGATGCAATATGATCATAAGGAGCTGCTACATCCGTAGGTAAGGGTCCCAATACATAATACGGTACTCCGCCTGTCAGCTTCTTCATTAGCTTTACGTCCCATATGACTTCGTTAAGGGGCATGTGTCCGGGTCCTTCTACCATGACTTGGACACCTTTACTTATTGCGTCCTTCACTAGTCTGCTAGTTTCTAGCAACTCACTTACTTGAAACTCGTCATGTGCATCTGCTGTAGCTCCAGGTCTTAACGCATCTCCTAACGAAATTGTAGCGTCGTATTCCTTAAACATCTCAAGTATATAATCCCAATTTTTTCTATAAGGATTCTCAGAATCATTATGTATCATCCAACCGGCTATCATATCGCCTCCTCTTGAGACTACCGGTATTATTCTCCTGCTCTTCAGGGCTCTAATAGCGAGATCTTTTGTAATGCCAGCATGTATGGTCATAAATGCTACTCCATCTCTCAGTTGTTTTTCGACGGTATTCAATAGGTCATCTTCAGTGAAATAAGCTCCTCCAGACCTCTTTTTGAACGACTCTATGAATACTTGGTAAATCGGGACGGTTCCTACGGGAATTTCGCTGTTTTGGATAATTTTCCTTCTGATCTCGTCTAAATCTCCGCCAGTCGATAAGTCCATAAGTGTATCCCCTAATTTGTTAGCTACTTTCACCTTTTCTAACTCCATTTCTACGTCAACTACTTCGCTTGAAGTACCTATGTTTATGTTGATCTTTGTCGTAACACCCTTACCTACAGCTACTAACCTTTTGCTCGGTTTTTTCACGTTTCTTATCAATATTATCTTTCCATCTGCGATTCTACTTCTTACCTTTTCTGGAGAGATTAGCTCTAACTTTGATATAGCTTTCATCTCGTCCGTAATATTACCTCTCTTCGCTTCTTCGATTATCGACATAAGTTTGAATTGGAATAAGTAACTTATAAACATTATTATATTCTAAAGTGGACAACTATATAGATTAAATAGACAGTAAATCCATTAGGAAGCCTAAAAATTTTATTAATAGTTATTTTTTCTAACCTAATTCCCATTCTTTCTTATTAAAAATCTCGGTTAGAAATTCTTTAATTTTATCAAATACTAGAGGCATAAGGATTACCAATTTATCGGAGAATAGAGTGTATCTCTTCACCTTTAGTATGACGATATAACCGATTCTCCCCTTCCTCAAGGCAAATACTGAAATATATGCCCTTACTTTCAACTTTCCTATTATGAGTAAGGATTCTAGGTCTGCCCTATAAGGAGAGATTCTTGATATTCCTTTTCTGAGTCTTATAATTGTCGAATCACTGTTGTAATATTCGATATCACTCCAACTGGCCATTAAGTTAGAGGCGTAGGATGACCAACTAAGATAAATCTTCTCATTTAGATTTGCAAAATACCCCCAAGAAAGCAATATTATAGATGCTAGCAAAGTGTATTTTATGATACTATGCCCCATCAGTAAAGAGAGCAATACGTAAACAATTGTGAAGATTATGTACTTTCTCTCATTCAATAGGTACGTCAACAAGACGCCGAGGAAGTAGTTCATAGGGATCAATAATAGAATTGAGTACTCAAATAGCTTCTCGGTTACCACTAAAATGGTAACAAATGGCATAATTAAGAACGTTAATTGATAGAAAATTTTTCCTCTTAGTTTCTTATATTTTTCTACTATTTCTTTAGCGTCTTCATATATTGGTTTTAAGTTCTTTATCGATTCAGTGAATTCACTTTTACTTAAAGATATGTCCTTATCTGAGATTACATTCCACGGGATTTCCATGAATTCAATTTATTTTTTGTTAACACTTATATAAAACATTAAGGCAAATAGGTTATTTGTCTCTTTATAATATCGAAGATATTATTTGTGAACTCTTCCTATCCAATGCACTAAGATCAATCTCGAATGCATCATCGGTAGTATCTATAATGAAAATCTTTCCGTCGACCCTTATCAGGCTCCCCCTTCCTCTCGTCCTAATTTCAGTGTCTCCCCGGTCTGTACTCACTGTCCAAACAAATTCATCTCCAGTAGTGGTTATTTTTTTGATTCTCATAATCTTAGGTATAAAGTATTTCTTTTCTAGATAAGTTCTCACTTTCTCATACCCTTTGCCTCCTACTGTAGTAAATAGTTTCCCTTCTTTCGTCTTAATTAAGAGAAAATCAGGATTTGAAAGCGGAAAAGGCTTATACATTTCGACTTCGTATAAGACCCCGTTTACCCTTACTCTTCTCTCGTCTAGGATCTCTATATCCTTTACAGGCTCTAACGCGTTTACGTAATCTGAAAATGATGGGGAAGAACTTTTTGCCTTTTGAACTCCATGGAAATACTTAAGTTGATTTTCGAATATAGAGTAGAATTCAGCTCTCTTATTTATGAGTGTGTTTAAGTCGCCTTCTTCTACTATCTTGCCGTTCTTCAAAACTATAATTCTATCAGCATATAATAGCGTGGAGGCTCTATGGGCTATAATTATGACTGTGTTGTCTTTAAATTCCCCCATTATCTTCTCCATTATCATTGCTTCTGTTAAGCTGTCAACTGAGGCAGTTGCTTCGTCTAGAATTATTACCTTAGGATGCTTAAGAAAAAGTCTCGCCATTTCGATCATTTGTTTTTGTCCACTAGATATCTTGTTTCCCCTTTCTCCTAAGTGGGTGTCGTAGGCGAAAGGTAACTCCATAACGAAATCATGAGCTCCGCTAGCCATGGCTGCAGCTATAATTTCCCAAGGTTTTGCATCAGTTTTACCGTACTTTATGTTATATGCTACAGTACCGTAAAATATCGTAGGTTCAGCCCTTATAAGTCCTATTTGACGTCTGTAGTTTTTTAACTCCAAGTGTTCTAATGGGACTCCGTCTACTAGGATCTCACCCTCTGTCGGATCATAGAGCCTAAGGAGGAGTTTAATAATCGTTGATTTCCCAGAGCCACTTCTCCCTACTATAGCCACTTTTTCTCCTTTATTTATTGAGAAGGATAAATTTTCTATTACTTTTTTAGTACCCTCGTAGGAGAAGCTAACGTTCCTGAATTCAAAATTTCCTTTTATATCTAAGTTTACGGGGTTTTTAGGCTCCTTAATTTCGCTTTTAGTGTTAAGAACTTCTACTATTCTCTCCATGGAAGTTAGTGATTGTTGTGTAAACGGTATCACAGCCGTTATAAGGTTTTGTACAGGTTGATAGAACATCGAAGTGTAAGTGACAAAGGCTACTAACGTACCTAACTCTAAAGTGTGGTTTAGGACGGACAGACCTCCTAAGTACCATATCATTACCGTTACAAGGGATATTGTAATTGAAATTATAGGGAACCACCTTAAATTTGTCTTTATAACTCTTAACTGAGCGTCTATCACTTCTCTGCTAAGTTTTGATAGTCTCGATATCTCGAATTCCTCTGATGTGTAAGATTTTATTGTGTCTATGTTAGGTATTGTGTCTGTTAATTGAGACGATATATCGGCTGTCCTCCTCCAAAGTTTGTGGTACGCAATTTTAGACGCTTTTCTATAGCCGATAGTCCCGAATATTATTACAGGCAAAGGTATTAAGGCATAAATTCCTAAGGACGGTAATACAAGGAATAGTGCAACTCCAACTCCGATAATAGTGCCTATGTTCGTTACTATAGAAGGAATTCCCCAAGTTACGAACCATAGAGTGTTATTTATATCTGTTGTAAGTCTTGACAGTATTCTTCCTGAATTATACTTGTCTATAAAGCTTGAGGACATTCCTAAAACGTGTTTATAAAGTCTTAATCTCAAGTCGTTTATTATCCTCTGTCCGTTCATATTTAACAAAAGGCTTTGTAATGCAGAAAGGAGAATATTAGCTAAGTTTACTAATGTGAGGAATAAAATAAGTAGAGGGAAAAGCTTCGGGTTGTTCTCCTCAAATACGTTATTTATAAGGAGTTTCAGTAGGTAGGGCGGGATCAAAGTTATTACAACTAGAAATGAAGAAACAGTTACACCTCCTAATATACGCCATTTATAAGGGGCTAACAAGGATCTCAAAAAGTCCCTTACTTTAACGTCTTTATCCCTCTCTGAATTTAGTTTTACTTCCTTACTTTTCAGTATTTCATACAACTTTAGCATCTCATCCTTCTTTCTATTAGTGAACTCGCAGAGTGTTATCCTCTCCCCAGCGTAGTCTATCTCTATATAATTATAACCGAAACCCTCAACTAATTTTACGTCCCTTATCTTATCGAGGCTATAAGTTATGCCGTCTACGGCCACATTTTCCTCATCTATTAATATTTTTACGTTAGAGAACTTTCTATCCTTTAGATCAGCGGTGAACTCTATCAAGTCTAATAGACATAATATTTTTAGCTTATACTATTTTCTTTTTTCTTACTCATTCGAATTTCTTCAAGTGTTGAAATTCATTCCTCATTATTATTTCACGCACTATAGCTCTAGTCTCTTCGACCAGTATTGGGTCAAAACTCAATTTTTTATTAACGGTAGACACGCATACCTCCTTTAAGTATTGGTCTCTTATATCCCCCAATTCCCTACTTATGTCCTTTAGAGGTTTAGGATCTTCCCCAACACTTTCCGTAAGGTAGTATAGAATTCTAACTTTCTTCCTGAACTCGTGGAAGTCTTCTGTTAGGATGTGGTTATATATTTCACGTATCTTTTCAAAAACTACTAGCCTACTACCGTATATTTTAGGCAGGTAACAACTAGAAATTTTAGGTAGTATTTTTGTCACTTTTAATGCTAGTAGTTCTCTGTTTATCGGAATACAACCTGATATATCGGCATCTCTGATTTTTCCTAGAATTCTTACGGCTTCTTTAGAGTAATATATGCACTCCAAGTTACGGTAAAGTCTGCTTAACGTTAAGGATAAGGTCAGGTATTTTCTCAAGTAAACTCTCGTATCGTGAACTGATTCAGGCGAAGGGTCAAATCTCAGTGCTTTTCTCAAATTATCATTAGCGTAAAACTCTGGTCTCTTTTCAGATTTCATTTCAGTACTTCCCTCACGTATTCGATGATTTCTTTATGGGCTTCCTCGTAGTTTCTGTTAGTTTTAACCACTTTCAGTCCGTAAGTTTTTGAGATCTCAAGAAGATATTTTTGGAAAGTCCTAACGTGGATCCGAAAGGATGTGTATAAGTCCTTATTAATGCATAGGTCTATGGAGGAAGCCAAGGGGTCTATCTTACCGTTTTTCATTATAACTCTCCTACTGATAATACTTACCGGGGCCACAAGAGAAATAGCTAGGTCGGGTTTTATTGCAAACGACAATACGTCACTGATCCAATTCCTATCAAGCCCTCTTGTCAAACCCCATGCCATGAGGGTATAAACGTAACCGTCAGCCAGTACAACAAATCCAGAATTAAGGGCTTCCTTAACGGTGTATTCTATCTGGTCTGCAAGGTCAGTAGCATAAGCAAGGAATAAAGTTATCCTCTGAAAAACGAGGTCTCTCTTAACCGTGTTTAACTTATTCCCTAAAAGCTGGCTGGACTGTAGTCCTATAGTGGTTACTCCGTAACCTTCTTCCTCGAGGTACTTTTTAATACCTTGTAGATGTGAACTCCTACCTGAGCCTTCTACACCCTCTACGGCTATTAAGATTCCTCTTTCCATAAGATCTCACTCACTTTTTCTCTTATTTTTATCTGAATAGATTTAGGATCTCTTTCACCGTCGATTACATAGAAATTCTCTATGGTGGCTAATTTATCGTACACTGAGAGAACAGCACCTTGATATTTAAGAAATCCCTCCTCAGGTTTCAAGTCTGGGAAAACATCTGCTCCTGCCTCGTTCGGTTTTATTTTTCTTCTATTCTCTTTTAACCTTCTCAAAGCCTCTTCAGCTGTAACTCTTACGAAAAAGACTATATCTGGTTTGATCGCGAATGAGTAAAGTTTAGCTACCCAATCTATGCTTAGCCCTCTTACGGAGTCCCTAGCATAAGCGGTGTAAATATATCTGTCAGAAATTACTACGTAACCAGCTTTATACATAGGCAAAATGTATTTCTCGTATCTATCCGCGAAGTCTGTAGCGTGTATTAAGCTGTAAGTCAAAGGAGTAAGTAAGTTCTTCTTTTTAGCTTCCTTTATAATCTCGTGCAACCACTCTGAAGAGTTCCATTCTGTGAGGTAGACTGGAACTCCCTTAGCTTCTAGCCAGTCTCTAAGTAGTTTGGCTTGGCTCGACTTACCTGAGCCGTCTATTCCCTCAAATGCTATTATATGCCCTACCATTTTCTCACTCCTAACTCATAAGCTTCATGAAGCTCTTTCACTTTCTTTGCCTTTACGAGTATTGTGTCCTTATCTATTAACTTCTTCACCTTGTTATAGTACTTTTTCTTGAACTTCTTTGCTAAAGCACATAAGGTAGTAATAACGTTAATTTCGTCCGCAGTGTACCCTGGGATAGTGATCTCCCTAAAAACCTTATAACATCCCATGTAGGGATCCAAGAAGTTAGAGGCCTTCATGAGTTGTAAGAGGTAAAAAGCTGTACTCACAGCTACGTCTTTTGTTTCCTTAAGTGCTTCTCTGTATGAGTCTACGAACGGCTCTACGTTGAAGTTGTAAGATACTCCTTCCATCCAAAATTCCCTTAGCTTGTCGACATTTTCTATTTCCGACTCAATTAGAATCCCCTCACGTAGTCCGAAGGCTGAAGTCATCACTTTATCTTTCCCCATTATTTCCATGAGCTCTTTAACGACGATCGCAGCTGAGTGAATAGTTAAAGCTCTTTCTTTATCAATTCCCGGTAGTTGTGATCTCTCGCTTATACTCATTGATGGAAGGATCTTAGCGTATTTCGCAATTCTTTCATAGCTAACAGAGTAACCGTGAATTTGATCCAGTTTTTCGCCTTCAAGTTTTAAATCCATTTTAGCAATAGCCCTCAGATTTCCACCACTACCAACAAGTATCCCCTTTGATGAGGGCAGGGAAGCTAAGGCAATCCTCACTTCTTTTTTTATTTCCTCGGGGTTTTTGTCCATCATTCTCAGTCCTCCCAAGGGGAACTGGTATACGTCCCTTATCTTTCTCTGAGATACATAGGCTATTTCTAAGGATCCGCCCCCTAAATCGAAGATTATTCCATCCTCTATTGGTAAAGTGTTGATTACGGCTAAAGCTGAATACCTACCTTCTTCCTCTCCTGACAGTACAGTTATTGGAAATCCGATAATACTAGATAGTCTGTCTGAGACCTCCGTTCCGTTACTGGCGTAACGAAAGGCACTAGTCCCCAAGATTTCAGCTTCTTTTATACCTTTTCTATCTAGGAATTCCTTGAATTTACGCAAGGTAATTTCAGCTCTCTTTACGTTCTCCTCGGGTATGGGTTTTCCTTCGCTTACACCTAATCCTAACCTTACGTAATCCTTCAGCGAGGCTGTGAGCCTAAAGGAAAGGTTAGGGAATATAGAATAAAGAGAAAGCCTAAAGGAGTTATACCCAGCGTCTATCACTGCCTTATAATTCATAGTCTCTTCATTACTTTCTGTGTTAGGAGTATAGTAAGTTTTCCTTTGAAGCTGGCCGGATCTATCTCTACAACTGCTACTCCACCTTTCTTCAGTTCAACTTCACCGCCCGTAACACTCTTTATAAATGTAGACAAGTGGGGCTCGTGCCCTACTAACATAATTACTTGTTCTGCTTGAGAGGAGTTTGTTTCCTTCAACTTTTCAATGAGTGTGCTTACATCTTGATCTGGTTCTAATTCTTTAATCGTCTCTATTTTTAAGTCCTCGTCAAGTTCCTCAAGAATAACTTCTGCTGATTGATAAGCCCTTATATACGGGCTTGAAAACACTTTATCTATTTTATAACCCATAATATCTATGAAATTAGCGACTCTTCTCATCTGTTTTATTCCCTTTTTAATCAACTTTCTATCCTTATCTGGTAAGTTTTCTATCTTCGGTTCGGCTTCTCCGTGTCTTACAATTATTAGATGTAACATATGCGGTTTACTCCACATGGGTTAATAAGTATTTAGACATCATAAATACACTATATAGGCTATACAGTGATGCATAGATCTAAGAAACGAGAAAATTTAGACTTAACGATATTTACTTAATTCTCCACCTATAAAAATCTTGAAAAACGAGATGATGTGGGTCAAAAAATTCAGTAGAAGTAGGGATACGCTACATCGTACTTTCTTCTTAAGCTATTGTAGACCTCTGGGAACTCGTTTCTCAAGTATTCCTCAGGCAGTTTACTCAGGTCGTATAAAGGTATGTTTACCTGCTCTTCTTTTCTTTTTTGACTCTTTGATATTCCTAACATTTCTAATCAACTTATACTTAGTTTAAAACATTTAAAAAGTAATCCGCAAAGTTCAAGCTGATATTAACACAACATCTAATGTTTAATATTATTCAATTAATTGTAGAAAAGCCGAAAAGTTATTGTAAATAGTAAAAAAGTTATTACAAATAATAAGTGTGAACAATTAGACAAGCAGTTTTAGTCAGATAAAATGGGCTATTTTCTTAAGGCCAAGATAGAAACCTAACCACAGTAATAAGGTAATAACCACACCTATGAGTATCAATTCTCTATTAATCCTGAGGTAACCTTGCTCGTTAAACATTTCACCAACTAAAAGTGAGGAAATAGAGAATGATAAACCCAGTGATAATAGAGATGTCCTCATACAAGTTAGGAATATTACTAGACGGTTTAAAAACAGAGCTATACATTTGTATACTATTACATCAGAGTCAATGTTACCCTAAAAACGTCGTTTTCCTTAACGACATTAATCACAAATTTAAACTCTTTTGCTAACGGTATTATATCCCTTTGAACAACAGTTATATCATCTGTTATTACGGTCAATTCATCCCCTCTATTCATCTTCCTAAGCTTATTATACACTATCAAATGTGGAACTGAACAGCGCAGTCCTATTAAGTTTCACTTCTGATTTCATCTTTATCAGTTGTTTCGAAATATGAAATTAAAAGTTAATTAACCTTAATAATTATAGTTCATGGAGCTGCAGTTTAATCATGCTGACAAATTGCTAGATGTAGAGAAGTTTTCGAGGCTTTATATGCTTAAGAATATCAGGAAATTAGACTGGGGATATGAAGGAGACCAGGTTATGACTGCATAATCTTCATGTTCGGAATGTTGGGAGGAGTTTACTTAGCAGTGAAAGTGCAAGAGAGGTTATGATTCACGTTGGAGTCAAAATATATTAGAAGATTAGTAGCTCCCCTTGTACTTTCTCTCTTTGCAATAGGTTGGTATAAGTTCAGTGAAGCCACTTTAGCCAATGCAAACCAGATAGCTCTGAACACGGCTAACTTTGCAGTATACGTTCAACAAACACAGTTTGATGGGTACTTGACAGCCACAAGATATATATGCTACGTGATTGTATATGTTGGTCTTGCTCTATTCTGGTATAATCTTGTAAAAGTAGTGGAGATGAAGGAGAGAAATGGTTGACGTAGCTAATATGATGGTATCGGGAGACCATGAGAAGATTTACATGGGTATAGTGACGGCGATAGGCTATGCTGCGAGTGGAAATAAGATCTACATGTTCTTCACTATGGACGCATTAAAGGCGCTCACCGAAGAGAACGAGAAAATAACTCTACCTAACGCTAAACCGTTAAAATACTATGTGGAGAATTTAATGGATATGGCTGGAAAAGACTTGGAAATCGCTGCTTGTGAGCTTGGAATGAAGGTTAAGGGAATTGAGAAACTCGCTTATCCTGTGAAAATAAGTGGTGTATCGGAGTTCGCTTTAAAAAGTAGTGAAGCGAAAATTGTCCTCGTTTTTTAAGTCTTTCTCTTTTCCGTATCACGTATTGTTTTTGGCTAACTATTATATACCAACGTCACTTTGTTTATATTGATATGAAAAAAATTACGTCTATCTCGAATTTGGAAAGATTCCTTTCGAAGAGGCTAATATTTATCTCAATGCCCCCGCTTATAGAATCCTTGTTTAAGAAAGTAACTAATGACAGAATAGTAATAGTACCAACCAAATTTAGCAGTAGGGACGAGCTTGAAAATTATTCCAAAGAAATAAGGAGTAAAAAGGAAGGCATAATACTAGGTAGAGGTTACGTAATAGACCTAATAAGAGGTAAAGTTAAACTTGGTGAAGGTTCGACAACTTTAAGCGGTAACGTACTAGTATTTGGTTATAAAAAAGCGTTAAATATCCTAGAAAAACATAAGATTTCTGATAAGGTAAAAGTCTTAGAATATTCATCTCTCCCTTTCGATAATTGTGTAACTTATGTTCCTCCCTTAATCGCAGAGGCAATAAGACTTCAGGAGAGGGGTAAACTTAATGACCAAATTAAAGTGTTAAACAAGTTTAAGCTATTGCTCTACAAAAAACCGACATCAAAGGATCCG
It encodes the following:
- a CDS encoding CHAD domain-containing protein codes for the protein MKSEKRPEFYANDNLRKALRFDPSPESVHDTRVYLRKYLTLSLTLSRLYRNLECIYYSKEAVRILGKIRDADISGCIPINRELLALKVTKILPKISSCYLPKIYGSRLVVFEKIREIYNHILTEDFHEFRKKVRILYYLTESVGEDPKPLKDISRELGDIRDQYLKEVCVSTVNKKLSFDPILVEETRAIVREIIMRNEFQHLKKFE
- the thiC gene encoding phosphomethylpyrimidine synthase ThiC, whose amino-acid sequence is MSIIEEAKRGNITDEMKAISKLELISPEKVRSRIADGKIILIRNVKKPSKRLVAVGKGVTTKININIGTSSEVVDVEMELEKVKVANKLGDTLMDLSTGGDLDEIRRKIIQNSEIPVGTVPIYQVFIESFKKRSGGAYFTEDDLLNTVEKQLRDGVAFMTIHAGITKDLAIRALKSRRIIPVVSRGGDMIAGWMIHNDSENPYRKNWDYILEMFKEYDATISLGDALRPGATADAHDEFQVSELLETSRLVKDAISKGVQVMVEGPGHMPLNEVIWDVKLMKKLTGGVPYYVLGPLPTDVAAPYDHIASAIGAGLAASAGADLLCYLTPAEHLSLPTVKQVEEGAIAYRIAAHVGDIVKLGKKARKWDDKVSTYRGRLEWDKMISQLIDPDNAYRVYTQFGKPKVKACTMCGGYCPMMWAMEQVKKVKE
- a CDS encoding lipoate--protein ligase family protein, whose amino-acid sequence is MRLVIEGGNRGDRQMALDETMLILLDRDIIPETLRLWNFSPTILSIGRFLAVRDWVNEDLLRKYSIPLVRRFTGGGPALHDEKGEITWTVVLKMNDIMKAYKIVAEGLISAIKEFGVKGEFTPINDVVIEGKKVVGMAGAMKKRAVVVHGTFMFDTNLELMDVIKVPRVKEVDRGKPKTRVTTISAILGEKISREKALNALIKGFSEVFKLEEGELTEIEYEISNQLKWKYTNPNWTYIR
- a CDS encoding DUF1854 domain-containing protein, with protein sequence MIEFTADLKDRKFSNVKILIDEENVAVDGITYSLDKIRDVKLVEGFGYNYIEIDYAGERITLCEFTNRKKDEMLKLYEILKSKEVKLNSERDKDVKVRDFLRSLLAPYKWRILGGVTVSSFLVVITLIPPYLLKLLINNVFEENNPKLFPLLILFLTLVNLANILLSALQSLLLNMNGQRIINDLRLRLYKHVLGMSSSFIDKYNSGRILSRLTTDINNTLWFVTWGIPSIVTNIGTIIGVGVALFLVLPSLGIYALIPLPVIIFGTIGYRKASKIAYHKLWRRTADISSQLTDTIPNIDTIKSYTSEEFEISRLSKLSREVIDAQLRVIKTNLRWFPIISITISLVTVMIWYLGGLSVLNHTLELGTLVAFVTYTSMFYQPVQNLITAVIPFTQQSLTSMERIVEVLNTKSEIKEPKNPVNLDIKGNFEFRNVSFSYEGTKKVIENLSFSINKGEKVAIVGRSGSGKSTIIKLLLRLYDPTEGEILVDGVPLEHLELKNYRRQIGLIRAEPTIFYGTVAYNIKYGKTDAKPWEIIAAAMASGAHDFVMELPFAYDTHLGERGNKISSGQKQMIEMARLFLKHPKVIILDEATASVDSLTEAMIMEKIMGEFKDNTVIIIAHRASTLLYADRIIVLKNGKIVEEGDLNTLINKRAEFYSIFENQLKYFHGVQKAKSSSPSFSDYVNALEPVKDIEILDERRVRVNGVLYEVEMYKPFPLSNPDFLLIKTKEGKLFTTVGGKGYEKVRTYLEKKYFIPKIMRIKKITTTGDEFVWTVSTDRGDTEIRTRGRGSLIRVDGKIFIIDTTDDAFEIDLSALDRKSSQIISSIL
- a CDS encoding MFS transporter, with the translated sequence MSTYDLKYAYRALVILAPLAVAVMYTEGMLIPALPSIASEFGVSSATVSWVLSIYLLTGTVMNPIAGKLGDIFGKKRILEIVIWIYALGVTLTGFSPNFTALLIFRAIQGLGLAMFPLAFSLIREEFPPNLVPRAQGLVSAMFGVGSAIALPLGGYIAQNFGWQYTYHTVIPVVITLALLIHFFIRESKVRLETKIDYLGVILLGSALGTLIFGLTEGPTYGWASLETIGSIITSLLLFVVFFYEEKISSSPLMPLSLMNRRNVLVANIAAIVAGFALFMAYQTLTYLLEEPKPVGFDLDILSTGLWLVPLALIQMVGSVAGGRFISKKGPRPILIFGSFLLIPSYLILSLIVGKGGLGTIILFASISNLAAALLNVSLINILVFSVERQYMGIATSLNTVFRLLGGTLGPAVAGAIMGTFETSIVYPVVINGQISYIPVMIPSDFSFSLNYLIAMGIAIVMSALSLASRNIQLGQRVAKEVIKE